Proteins found in one Acetobacteroides hydrogenigenes genomic segment:
- the rnhA gene encoding ribonuclease HI, which yields MENSNAYNITLYTDGAASGNPGPGGYGTLLIWGPHVKELSEGFELTTNNRMELMAVIRGLQALKFPKCNVTVYSDSKYVVDAVEKGWVFGWEKTRFKNKKNPDLWMEFLREYRKHSVKFIWVKGHASIPGNERCDKLAVAAAADKKNLKVDHGYISSADDN from the coding sequence ATGGAAAACAGCAACGCGTACAACATCACCCTATACACCGATGGCGCCGCCAGCGGCAACCCTGGACCGGGCGGCTACGGCACCCTGCTCATTTGGGGCCCGCACGTAAAGGAGCTCTCGGAGGGCTTCGAGCTTACCACCAACAACCGTATGGAGCTGATGGCGGTAATCCGCGGCCTGCAGGCGCTCAAGTTCCCCAAGTGCAACGTTACCGTCTACTCCGACTCTAAGTACGTGGTGGATGCCGTTGAGAAGGGCTGGGTGTTCGGCTGGGAAAAAACGCGCTTCAAGAACAAGAAAAACCCCGACCTGTGGATGGAGTTCCTGCGCGAGTACCGCAAGCATAGCGTCAAGTTCATCTGGGTGAAGGGCCACGCCAGCATCCCCGGCAACGAGCGCTGCGACAAGCTGGCCGTTGCTGCCGCCGCCGACAAAAAGAACCTAAAGGTAGACCACGGCTACATCAGCAGCGCCGACGACAACTAA
- the nadC gene encoding carboxylating nicotinate-nucleotide diphosphorylase has translation MVNTTELIDKLVELAILEDIGDGDHSSRSCIPATASGKMKLLVKQEGIIAGIEIAKVIFKGLDSNMQIEQLIEDGTHVKPGDIAFYVEGSVISLLQAERLVLNVMQRMSGIATQTNVYAEKLKGLKTKVLDTRKTTPGMRVLEKMAVKIGGGENHRMGLYDMVMLKDNHIDFAGGITQAIRKTQAYLKETGRDLKIEVETRSLDEIREAMAVGGIHRIMLDNFDLKKTREAVQLIDGKYETESSGGITLETLRDYAECGVDYISVGALTHQIKSLDMSLKAV, from the coding sequence ATGGTAAACACAACAGAACTCATAGATAAGCTAGTTGAGCTAGCCATTCTGGAAGATATTGGCGACGGCGATCACTCATCCCGCTCGTGCATTCCTGCTACGGCATCTGGCAAGATGAAGCTGCTGGTAAAACAGGAGGGCATTATTGCAGGGATCGAGATTGCCAAGGTCATCTTTAAGGGATTGGACAGCAACATGCAGATAGAGCAGCTTATCGAAGATGGCACTCACGTTAAGCCGGGCGATATCGCCTTTTACGTCGAGGGTAGCGTCATCTCGCTGCTTCAGGCCGAGCGCTTGGTGCTTAACGTCATGCAGCGCATGAGCGGAATCGCCACCCAAACCAACGTATACGCCGAGAAGCTAAAAGGGCTAAAGACAAAGGTGCTCGACACCCGTAAGACTACGCCCGGCATGCGCGTACTCGAGAAGATGGCCGTGAAGATTGGCGGCGGCGAAAACCACCGTATGGGCCTTTACGATATGGTTATGCTCAAGGATAACCACATCGATTTCGCGGGCGGCATCACCCAGGCCATCCGTAAGACCCAAGCCTACCTCAAGGAGACTGGCAGAGACCTAAAAATTGAGGTGGAAACCCGCTCGCTCGATGAGATCCGCGAGGCGATGGCCGTTGGAGGCATCCACCGCATCATGCTCGACAACTTTGACCTTAAGAAAACCCGAGAGGCCGTTCAGCTGATCGACGGAAAGTACGAGACCGAATCGTCGGGTGGCATCACCCTCGAAACCCTCCGCGACTACGCCGAGTGCGGGGTAGACTACATCTCGGTTGGCGCGCTTACCCACCAGATAAAGAGCTTAGACATGAGCTTGAAGGCGGTTTAG
- the pdxH gene encoding pyridoxamine 5'-phosphate oxidase — protein MKTNIANLRKEYTLGALDGESVHPDPVRQFEEWLQEAIKAKIPEPNAMTLATSTFEGKPSARMVLLKAVGEQGFSFFTSYESRKAKNILQNPYGALVFYWAELERQVRVEGKIVKASEKESDSYFRTRPEGSKIGAWASPQSKVVPNRRYLEDLMDDFKEEFVGKTVKRPPNWGGYVLEPFLVEFWQGRKNRLHDRIQYRLENGVWFIERLAP, from the coding sequence ATGAAAACTAACATTGCCAACCTACGGAAGGAGTACACGCTAGGAGCGTTAGATGGAGAAAGCGTTCATCCCGACCCTGTACGGCAGTTCGAGGAATGGCTGCAGGAGGCCATTAAGGCCAAAATACCAGAGCCCAACGCCATGACGCTGGCTACCTCTACCTTCGAGGGAAAGCCATCGGCACGGATGGTGCTGCTTAAGGCAGTTGGCGAGCAGGGGTTCTCCTTTTTTACGAGCTACGAAAGCCGCAAGGCTAAGAATATTCTGCAAAACCCATACGGTGCATTGGTGTTCTACTGGGCCGAACTGGAGCGACAGGTTCGGGTAGAGGGGAAGATAGTTAAAGCATCGGAAAAGGAATCCGATTCCTACTTCCGAACGCGTCCGGAGGGTAGCAAGATAGGTGCGTGGGCATCGCCTCAGAGTAAGGTTGTACCCAATCGGCGATATCTAGAGGATTTGATGGATGACTTTAAGGAAGAATTCGTAGGAAAGACGGTGAAGCGTCCACCTAACTGGGGCGGATATGTGCTCGAACCTTTCCTTGTGGAGTTTTGGCAGGGCCGAAAGAATAGGCTGCACGATAGGATTCAGTATAGGCTAGAAAATGGAGTTTGGTTCATAGAACGGCTTGCCCCATAG
- a CDS encoding glutamine synthetase family protein has protein sequence MNLKHIELSQNELVKHLQKPASEFTCDDIIRFIEDRGIEMVNFRYVAEDGKLKTLNFVINNKEYLETILTQGERVDGSSLFSFIEAGSSDLYVMPKYRTAFVDPFAEIPSLNIICSFYNSNGKPLESSPEYMLRKAVSVFKEETGYTFKAMGELEYYVISEDEQFYEGIDQKGYHSSTPYAKWEMLRVEAMKLIAQAGGLVKYGHSEVGSFVKDGIYYEQQEIEFLPTYVEDAAEQLIVAKWIIRMLGYKYGVTISFAPKITVGKAGSGLHVHMMLEKDGKNQMVSEGSLSDAAKKMIAGILDIADALTAFGNTIPTSYLRLVPHQEAPTNVCWGDRNRSVLIRVPLGGIGAAEMIKDANPKGGALNIERDSKQTVEFRVPDGSADIYLLITGLVVGALHGLKMQNALEKAAALYVDCNIFKDENKHILENLEQLPISCCESADRLNAKREVFEKYGVFTHGLIDNKIKILKSYNDERLSELLYGNDEQIAALVDKYLHVM, from the coding sequence ATGAACCTAAAACATATAGAGCTCTCTCAAAACGAGCTTGTAAAACATCTTCAAAAACCAGCGTCGGAGTTTACCTGCGACGATATAATTAGGTTTATCGAGGATCGCGGCATCGAGATGGTCAACTTCCGCTACGTTGCAGAAGATGGCAAGCTCAAGACGCTAAACTTCGTAATCAACAACAAGGAGTACTTAGAGACTATCCTCACCCAAGGTGAGCGTGTAGATGGTTCGAGCCTTTTCTCGTTCATCGAGGCCGGATCGAGCGACCTATACGTTATGCCCAAGTACCGCACCGCGTTCGTTGACCCTTTTGCAGAGATTCCATCGCTCAATATTATTTGCTCGTTCTACAACAGCAACGGCAAACCGCTCGAAAGTTCACCAGAATACATGCTTCGCAAGGCAGTATCTGTTTTCAAGGAGGAAACCGGATACACCTTTAAGGCAATGGGCGAGCTGGAGTACTACGTAATATCGGAGGATGAGCAGTTCTACGAAGGCATCGACCAAAAGGGCTACCATTCTTCTACGCCCTACGCAAAATGGGAAATGCTCCGCGTAGAGGCAATGAAGCTTATAGCTCAAGCTGGAGGTTTGGTAAAGTACGGCCACTCTGAGGTAGGATCCTTCGTTAAGGATGGCATCTACTACGAGCAGCAGGAAATAGAGTTTCTTCCTACCTACGTAGAAGATGCTGCCGAGCAGCTTATCGTAGCTAAGTGGATCATCCGCATGCTGGGCTACAAGTATGGAGTAACCATCAGCTTTGCCCCAAAGATTACTGTTGGCAAGGCAGGAAGCGGGTTGCACGTTCACATGATGCTCGAAAAGGATGGCAAGAACCAGATGGTTAGCGAGGGCAGCCTAAGCGACGCTGCAAAGAAGATGATCGCTGGCATACTCGACATTGCCGATGCGCTTACCGCCTTTGGCAACACCATCCCAACCTCATACCTACGCTTGGTTCCTCACCAAGAGGCTCCAACCAACGTATGCTGGGGCGACAGAAACCGCTCTGTGCTTATCCGCGTACCGCTTGGAGGAATTGGCGCTGCCGAAATGATTAAGGATGCCAACCCTAAGGGAGGCGCCCTAAACATCGAACGCGACAGCAAGCAAACCGTAGAGTTTAGAGTACCCGACGGATCTGCCGATATCTACCTGCTGATAACCGGCTTGGTTGTAGGTGCGCTCCACGGACTAAAGATGCAGAATGCGCTCGAAAAAGCAGCCGCGCTTTACGTAGACTGCAACATCTTTAAGGATGAAAACAAGCATATCCTCGAAAACCTCGAGCAGCTGCCAATATCGTGCTGCGAATCTGCCGATAGGCTCAACGCAAAGCGCGAGGTGTTCGAAAAATATGGAGTCTTCACACACGGTTTGATTGACAATAAGATCAAGATATTAAAGTCGTACAACGACGAAAGACTTAGCGAGTTGCTATATGGAAATGATGAACAAATTGCTGCTTTAGTCGATAAGTATTTGCATGTGATGTAA
- the era gene encoding GTPase Era, whose protein sequence is MAHKSGFVNILGNPNVGKSTLMNALVGERLSIITAKAQTTRHRIMGLVNTDDYQIVYSDTPGILKPNYKLQESMMTFVNTAITDADVFLYVTDVVETPDKNIEYIDRLKKTSTPIILIINKVDLSTQEKLEVLVEQWKERLPEAMIIPASAKLNFNLEAIMSNIVRLLPEAPPYFPKDQLTDKPMRFFAAEIIREKIFLNYEKEVPYCTEVVIESYVEDPKIVRIGAVIYVARQTQKGIIIGKQGSMLKKVGTEARKELEAFLGTKVFLEIFVKVSDKWRDNERDLKNFGYIQD, encoded by the coding sequence ATGGCTCATAAATCAGGCTTTGTAAATATATTAGGTAATCCCAATGTGGGGAAGAGTACGCTTATGAACGCCTTGGTGGGCGAGCGGTTGTCCATCATTACCGCTAAGGCGCAAACCACCCGCCATAGGATTATGGGGTTGGTGAATACCGACGACTACCAGATTGTATACTCTGATACCCCTGGTATACTTAAGCCAAACTACAAGCTGCAGGAATCGATGATGACGTTCGTGAACACCGCCATCACCGATGCCGACGTGTTTCTCTACGTTACCGATGTGGTGGAGACGCCCGATAAGAACATCGAGTACATCGATAGGCTGAAGAAAACCTCGACGCCAATCATCCTTATCATTAACAAGGTTGACCTTTCCACCCAGGAGAAGCTGGAGGTGCTGGTTGAGCAGTGGAAGGAGCGCCTACCCGAGGCAATGATTATTCCTGCTTCGGCAAAGCTGAACTTCAACCTCGAGGCCATCATGAGCAATATCGTACGCTTGCTGCCCGAGGCTCCACCGTACTTCCCCAAGGATCAGCTTACCGATAAGCCAATGCGCTTCTTTGCCGCTGAGATCATCCGCGAGAAGATATTCCTGAACTACGAGAAGGAGGTGCCCTACTGCACCGAGGTGGTAATCGAATCGTACGTAGAAGATCCTAAGATCGTACGCATTGGGGCGGTGATTTACGTGGCGCGTCAAACCCAAAAGGGTATTATCATTGGCAAGCAGGGTAGCATGCTCAAGAAGGTGGGCACCGAGGCGCGCAAGGAGCTGGAGGCGTTCCTAGGCACGAAAGTCTTCTTAGAGATCTTCGTGAAGGTGAGCGACAAGTGGCGCGACAACGAGCGCGACCTCAAGAATTTTGGATACATACAGGACTAA
- the der gene encoding ribosome biogenesis GTPase Der, which produces MANIVAIVGRPNVGKSTLFNRLVGMRKAIVDETAGVTRDRHYGKCEWNGKDFSVIDTGGYTINSDDTFEMEIRRQVELAVDEADIILFVVDVMGGITDYDAAIAEMLRKSKKKVFLVTNKVDNNDRIYFSAEFYALGLGDPYNISSASGFGTGDLLDAVIESLPKEESPVEELDIPKVAIVGRPNVGKSSLTNALLGEERNIVTPISGTTRDSIHTRYNKFGQDFFLIDTAGLRKKGKVHEDIEFYSVMRSIRTIEESDVCVLMLDASQGIEAQDLNIFNLIVRNKKGVVVVVNKWDLVAKENNTMKEYTDNLKKRIAPFTDVPIIFTSVVNKQRVFDVIQQISVVYENRKRRIPTARLNEFFLPIIEDTPPPANKGKYIKIKFVTQLPTQTPSFAFFANLPQYVREPYKRFLENKLRENYDFKGVPIQIYIREK; this is translated from the coding sequence ATGGCAAACATTGTAGCAATAGTAGGGCGCCCGAATGTGGGGAAATCGACCCTCTTTAATCGTTTGGTAGGAATGCGTAAGGCCATTGTCGACGAGACTGCTGGCGTTACCCGCGACCGCCACTACGGCAAGTGCGAGTGGAACGGTAAGGATTTCTCGGTGATCGACACCGGGGGATACACCATCAACTCCGACGATACCTTCGAAATGGAGATCCGCAGGCAGGTGGAGCTGGCCGTTGATGAGGCCGACATCATCCTTTTTGTGGTGGACGTAATGGGCGGCATCACCGACTACGATGCGGCCATTGCCGAGATGCTCCGTAAGTCGAAAAAGAAAGTATTCCTTGTTACCAACAAGGTTGATAATAACGACCGTATCTACTTCTCGGCCGAGTTCTACGCGCTTGGGCTAGGCGATCCGTACAACATATCGTCGGCTAGCGGCTTTGGCACGGGCGACCTGCTGGATGCCGTAATCGAGAGCTTGCCCAAGGAGGAGAGCCCCGTTGAGGAGCTCGACATCCCCAAGGTGGCTATCGTAGGTAGGCCAAATGTGGGTAAGTCGTCGCTTACCAACGCGCTGCTGGGCGAGGAGCGTAACATTGTTACCCCAATTTCGGGTACCACCCGCGACTCCATCCACACCCGCTACAACAAGTTCGGGCAGGATTTCTTCCTGATCGACACCGCTGGGCTCCGTAAGAAGGGGAAGGTGCACGAGGATATCGAGTTCTACTCGGTGATGCGCTCGATCCGTACCATAGAGGAGTCGGACGTGTGCGTGCTGATGCTCGATGCCTCGCAGGGCATCGAGGCGCAGGACTTGAATATCTTCAACCTTATTGTGCGTAACAAGAAGGGCGTTGTGGTGGTGGTAAACAAGTGGGACTTGGTGGCCAAGGAGAACAACACCATGAAGGAGTACACCGATAACCTGAAGAAGCGCATAGCTCCATTTACCGATGTGCCCATCATCTTTACCTCGGTAGTCAACAAGCAGAGGGTGTTCGACGTAATCCAGCAGATATCGGTGGTGTACGAGAACCGCAAGCGCCGTATTCCAACGGCTCGCCTTAACGAGTTCTTCCTACCCATCATCGAGGATACGCCCCCACCTGCTAACAAGGGCAAGTACATCAAGATAAAGTTCGTAACCCAGCTGCCAACGCAAACGCCATCGTTCGCGTTCTTTGCCAACCTTCCGCAGTACGTTAGGGAGCCCTACAAGCGCTTCCTCGAAAACAAGCTGCGCGAGAACTACGACTTTAAGGGGGTGCCCATACAGATCTACATTCGCGAAAAGTAA
- a CDS encoding peptide-N-glycosidase F-related protein, producing the protein MKRALLSLLLLVGGLSVATAGSQEKIHVVPFKKATITCDASKGNNAYPVWAKFPSTSTSVRKILMHVTLGCPDTIACAHWDYLDHVRLVKAGGASGKVLNYELSRMLTPYGSIFSKGWSFTWTVDVTDFAQVLRDSVLLEYNHSGYEAKTVGWALTIDFEITEGPQVIKPLSIAPLWNGGFKYGDASNPIKDQIKPVKYTVDGGSAISRIRLQHTGHGMDRPKGCSEFCSRWRDILHDGKVVEHRNLWMDCGSNPLYPQGGTWIYDRAWWCPGHLQPADIVDVAVKPGESHTIDMNLEPYTATGNVQAVESIASYLIQYSAPLSKNDVAIEEIMVPNNKANFNRMNPACTNPQIRIRNLGAKSLRTLDITYFTVGLKPRTYKWKGNLAFNQSEVVTLPGEIAEVGAKNQFSVTLAKPNNTRDAWDGDNKLVTEFDAPQHLPEKMVLKFLTNNVPTDNYLFVASIKGDTLLRYTPKNLKPRTLYTDTLYLPKGSYNLTLVDTTGDGLEFWYEPQSGYGYLHLLDMNGRMVKRFESDCGNGQFFSFRTSSEYRVDTTKNEYSFILFPRMTKDSIALDVHSDVAQRMEVVITADGVEIERHSYKKVKSGRFVYSVGYLPDGRYIMDVLMDGKSQFKRRFNKISRDED; encoded by the coding sequence ATGAAGAGAGCGCTTCTCTCCCTGCTCCTCTTGGTAGGGGGGCTATCGGTGGCAACCGCCGGTAGTCAAGAAAAAATTCATGTGGTGCCGTTCAAGAAGGCCACCATTACCTGCGATGCCTCTAAGGGCAATAACGCCTATCCCGTTTGGGCAAAGTTTCCATCAACATCCACATCGGTACGCAAGATACTGATGCACGTTACCCTCGGCTGTCCCGATACCATTGCCTGTGCGCACTGGGACTACCTCGATCATGTCAGGCTGGTGAAGGCGGGAGGTGCCAGCGGAAAGGTGCTCAACTACGAGCTTAGCCGCATGCTGACCCCCTACGGGAGCATCTTCAGCAAGGGGTGGAGCTTCACCTGGACGGTGGATGTAACCGACTTCGCGCAGGTGCTCCGCGATAGCGTGCTGCTGGAGTACAACCACTCGGGCTACGAGGCCAAAACCGTGGGGTGGGCGCTAACCATCGACTTCGAGATTACCGAAGGCCCTCAGGTTATTAAGCCTCTCTCTATCGCTCCGCTGTGGAACGGAGGGTTTAAGTACGGCGATGCCTCTAACCCTATAAAGGATCAGATAAAACCTGTAAAGTATACCGTTGATGGGGGTAGCGCTATCAGCCGCATCCGCCTTCAGCACACAGGTCATGGTATGGATAGGCCAAAGGGTTGCAGCGAGTTTTGCAGCCGCTGGCGCGATATCCTCCATGATGGCAAGGTGGTTGAACACCGAAACCTTTGGATGGACTGCGGCAGCAATCCGCTCTACCCTCAGGGAGGAACCTGGATTTACGACCGTGCGTGGTGGTGCCCTGGGCATTTGCAGCCAGCCGACATTGTCGATGTTGCCGTAAAGCCAGGAGAATCGCACACCATCGATATGAACCTAGAGCCCTACACCGCCACGGGTAACGTTCAGGCCGTAGAGAGCATTGCCTCGTACCTGATTCAGTATAGCGCGCCGCTAAGCAAAAACGATGTGGCCATAGAGGAGATCATGGTTCCGAACAATAAGGCCAACTTCAACCGCATGAACCCCGCCTGCACTAATCCTCAGATTAGGATTCGCAACCTTGGAGCGAAGAGCCTTCGCACGCTCGACATCACCTACTTTACCGTGGGGCTAAAGCCCCGCACCTACAAGTGGAAGGGCAATCTTGCCTTCAACCAATCGGAGGTGGTAACGCTTCCTGGCGAGATTGCCGAGGTGGGGGCTAAGAACCAGTTCTCGGTTACCCTCGCCAAGCCCAACAACACCCGCGATGCGTGGGATGGCGATAACAAGCTGGTGACGGAGTTTGATGCGCCCCAGCATCTGCCCGAAAAGATGGTGCTGAAGTTCCTTACCAACAACGTGCCTACCGACAACTACCTGTTTGTTGCCTCGATTAAGGGTGATACGCTGCTGCGCTACACTCCTAAAAACCTTAAGCCACGAACGCTTTACACCGATACGCTTTACCTTCCTAAGGGATCGTACAACCTAACGCTTGTCGATACCACCGGCGATGGCTTGGAGTTCTGGTACGAGCCTCAATCGGGCTACGGATACCTTCATCTTCTGGACATGAACGGACGCATGGTAAAGCGCTTCGAGAGCGACTGCGGCAACGGACAGTTTTTCTCGTTCCGTACCTCGTCGGAGTATAGGGTTGATACCACCAAGAACGAGTACTCCTTTATCCTATTCCCAAGGATGACCAAGGATTCCATCGCGTTGGATGTTCATAGCGATGTTGCCCAGCGCATGGAGGTGGTGATTACTGCCGATGGGGTAGAGATAGAGCGTCACTCCTATAAGAAGGTAAAGAGCGGTAGATTTGTGTACTCGGTAGGGTACCTGCCCGATGGCCGCTACATCATGGATGTGCTAATGGACGGCAAGAGCCAGTTCAAGCGCCGATTCAACAAGATATCGAGGGATGAGGATTAG
- a CDS encoding alpha-L-fucosidase, giving the protein MKKTATLLLLLATSVTSLFAQESAEEKAKRMQWFSDAKLGIFIHYGIYAVNGIDESWSFYNGKITHENYMKQLKGFTGKRFDAQKWANLFAESGAKYAVLTSKHHDGVALWDTKVGDLSVVKKTPIKRDLVDPFCKAIREKGMKVGMYYSLIDWSHPDYPNFLKDQKRYENDPARWNKFLTFMNGQLDELGSRFNPDLWWFDGDWEFSADQWKAKEIRQKLFGYNPNVIINSRLQGYGDYDTPENGVPLEKPANPHWELCLTMNDAWGYQPTDKNYKTPNQVIRIFADCIGKGGNVLLDVGPKEDGTIADEQVAILKELGRWTKKHQEAIYGTQAGILREWFSGPSTLSKDGKKLYLFIEHKPNGPIAVKGLKNKVATAWVVGSGATINYKVMMKPWWSSVPGILYIDVPETELDNQVTVVCLSLETPITK; this is encoded by the coding sequence ATGAAAAAGACAGCAACTCTACTACTACTTCTCGCAACATCGGTTACCTCGCTGTTTGCTCAGGAGAGCGCCGAGGAGAAGGCCAAGCGCATGCAGTGGTTCTCCGATGCCAAGCTGGGCATCTTCATCCACTACGGTATTTACGCCGTAAATGGGATTGACGAATCGTGGTCGTTCTACAACGGCAAGATTACCCACGAAAATTACATGAAGCAGCTAAAGGGCTTTACCGGTAAGCGATTCGACGCTCAAAAATGGGCCAACCTGTTTGCCGAAAGCGGAGCAAAATATGCAGTGCTCACCAGCAAGCACCACGATGGTGTTGCCCTTTGGGATACCAAAGTTGGCGATCTTAGCGTCGTGAAGAAAACCCCCATTAAGCGCGACCTAGTTGATCCGTTCTGCAAGGCTATTCGCGAAAAGGGAATGAAGGTGGGTATGTACTACTCGCTCATCGACTGGAGCCACCCCGACTACCCCAACTTCCTTAAAGATCAGAAGCGCTACGAGAATGATCCAGCTCGCTGGAACAAGTTCCTTACCTTCATGAACGGCCAGCTCGACGAGCTGGGCTCGCGTTTCAACCCCGACCTATGGTGGTTCGATGGCGACTGGGAGTTCAGCGCCGATCAGTGGAAGGCTAAAGAGATCCGCCAAAAGCTATTCGGGTACAATCCAAACGTGATTATCAACTCGCGCCTGCAGGGCTACGGCGATTACGACACCCCCGAGAACGGCGTTCCACTTGAGAAGCCCGCAAATCCACACTGGGAACTTTGCCTAACCATGAACGACGCTTGGGGCTATCAGCCAACCGACAAGAACTACAAAACGCCAAATCAGGTAATCCGCATCTTTGCCGACTGCATTGGCAAGGGAGGAAATGTTCTTCTCGATGTGGGTCCTAAAGAGGATGGCACCATTGCCGACGAGCAGGTGGCCATTCTAAAGGAACTTGGCCGTTGGACAAAGAAGCACCAGGAGGCCATTTATGGCACACAAGCCGGAATATTGCGCGAGTGGTTCTCAGGGCCTAGCACCCTATCGAAGGATGGCAAGAAACTTTACCTATTCATCGAGCACAAGCCAAACGGACCTATCGCTGTAAAAGGTCTTAAGAACAAGGTAGCAACCGCATGGGTTGTAGGCAGCGGCGCAACCATCAACTACAAGGTGATGATGAAGCCTTGGTGGTCGTCGGTTCCCGGAATCCTTTACATTGATGTTCCCGAAACTGAGCTGGACAATCAAGTAACCGTGGTTTGCCTAAGTTTGGAGACACCGATTACGAAGTAG